One part of the Phytoactinopolyspora mesophila genome encodes these proteins:
- a CDS encoding lipoyl protein ligase domain-containing protein — MHGEYKVPGGKLVVADLVVVDGIIDKATISGDFFLEPDDALQRINEAVSGVPVETSAAQLTARIEAVLGDAVLLGFTAAAVAVAVRRAVAGATTWTDHDWRFIRGEPYEPALQMAVDEVLAEQVGSGERPPTLRVWEWASNAVIIGSFQSVRNEVDLDGARTHDVNVVRRISGGGAMFVEPGNTITYSLYVPESLVSGLSFIDSYAFLDDWVVGALNDLGIEATYQPINDITSPAGKIAGAAQKRLAGGVVLHHVTMAYDIDAAKMLDVLRIGREKLSDKGTKSANKRVDPLRSQTGLERADVIERMVATFRSRYGLADGELDEATLREARNRVESKFSTDEWLYRVP, encoded by the coding sequence GTGCATGGTGAATACAAGGTGCCGGGTGGCAAGCTCGTCGTGGCCGACCTCGTCGTCGTCGACGGGATCATCGACAAGGCGACCATCAGTGGCGACTTCTTCCTTGAACCCGACGACGCTCTGCAGCGGATCAACGAGGCGGTCAGCGGCGTCCCCGTCGAGACGTCCGCGGCGCAGCTGACCGCCCGCATCGAGGCGGTGCTCGGCGACGCTGTTCTGCTCGGGTTCACCGCAGCCGCGGTGGCTGTGGCGGTACGCCGGGCGGTAGCCGGCGCGACGACGTGGACCGATCATGACTGGCGGTTCATCCGCGGTGAGCCTTATGAGCCGGCGCTGCAGATGGCTGTCGACGAGGTTCTGGCTGAGCAGGTGGGCTCGGGGGAGCGCCCGCCCACATTGCGGGTGTGGGAATGGGCGTCCAATGCGGTGATCATCGGCAGCTTCCAGTCGGTGCGCAACGAAGTGGACCTGGACGGCGCGCGCACACACGATGTCAACGTGGTCCGGCGGATCAGCGGCGGCGGTGCGATGTTCGTCGAGCCTGGCAACACCATCACGTATTCCCTGTACGTGCCGGAGTCGCTGGTCTCCGGGCTGTCGTTCATCGACTCGTACGCGTTTCTCGACGACTGGGTGGTTGGAGCGCTGAACGATCTCGGAATCGAGGCCACCTATCAGCCGATTAACGACATCACCTCGCCTGCCGGGAAGATCGCCGGGGCCGCCCAGAAACGTCTGGCGGGCGGCGTCGTCCTGCACCACGTCACCATGGCCTACGACATCGACGCCGCGAAGATGCTCGATGTGCTTCGGATCGGGCGGGAGAAGCTGTCGGACAAAGGGACCAAGAGTGCCAACAAGCGGGTGGACCCGCTGCGCAGCCAGACCGGGCTGGAGCGGGCCGACGTCATCGAACGGATGGTGGCGACGTTCCGTTCGCGGTACGGCTTGGCCGACGGTGAGCTCGACGAGGCGACGCTGCGAGAGGCTCGCAACCGCGTCGAGTCCAAGTTCAGCACCGATGAGTGGCTATACCGCGTCCCCTAA
- the cimA gene encoding citramalate synthase translates to MRTAIHPDKDRGREVTSTEGQTSTVDVEEFHVYDTTLRDGAQQEGLSLSVQDKLAISRHLDELGVGFIEGGWPGAVPKDTEFFRRARHELQLTTATLAAFGATRKVGGRAADDELVRALVDAETPVVTLVAKSHVGHVERALRTTKAENLEMIRDTVSFLVGEGRRVFVDAEHFFDGYRLEPSYSFEVVRAAMEAGADVVVLCDTNGGMLPDDVHAAVASVAEATGARLGIHAHNDTGCAVANSLAAIDAGASHVQGTVNGTGERTGNADIMTVVANLELKRDRQVLPTGALTEMTRIAHAVSELTNIVPYSRQPYVGSSAFAHKAGLHASAIKVDPDLYQHTDPGQIGNDMRMLVSDMAGRASIELKGRELGFDLSNDRELVTRVTQRVKELEAAGYTFEAADASFELLLRQEAEGERTRFFDVESWRVITESRPGSEAVSEATVKLRAGGERAVVTGEGNGPVNALDHALRTAIGTLYPEIDKIELIDFRVRILDASHGTDAVTRVLVEMTDGARSWETVGVGANVIEASWEALVDGVTYGLLRQDVERVS, encoded by the coding sequence ATGAGGACAGCTATCCATCCAGACAAGGATCGGGGAAGAGAAGTGACCAGCACCGAGGGCCAGACAAGCACCGTGGACGTCGAGGAGTTCCACGTCTACGACACAACGCTGCGGGATGGGGCACAGCAGGAAGGGCTGTCCCTGTCGGTCCAGGACAAGCTGGCGATTTCCCGGCACCTCGACGAACTCGGGGTGGGATTCATCGAAGGCGGCTGGCCCGGAGCCGTGCCCAAGGACACGGAGTTCTTCCGGCGCGCCCGTCATGAGTTGCAGCTGACCACGGCGACACTGGCCGCGTTCGGCGCGACCCGCAAGGTAGGTGGCCGCGCCGCCGACGACGAGCTGGTACGGGCCCTGGTCGACGCCGAAACACCGGTGGTGACCCTCGTCGCCAAGAGCCACGTCGGACATGTGGAGCGGGCGCTGCGCACCACCAAGGCGGAGAACCTGGAGATGATCCGCGACACCGTGTCCTTCCTGGTTGGCGAGGGACGGCGGGTCTTCGTCGATGCGGAGCACTTCTTCGACGGGTATCGCTTGGAGCCGTCGTACTCGTTCGAGGTGGTACGCGCGGCGATGGAGGCCGGTGCCGACGTCGTCGTTCTATGCGACACGAACGGCGGCATGCTTCCCGACGACGTGCACGCGGCCGTCGCCAGCGTGGCCGAAGCCACCGGAGCCCGGCTCGGTATCCACGCTCACAACGACACCGGATGCGCCGTGGCGAACTCGCTCGCAGCCATCGATGCCGGCGCCAGCCATGTCCAGGGAACCGTCAACGGAACGGGTGAGCGGACCGGAAATGCGGACATCATGACGGTGGTGGCCAATCTCGAACTGAAACGGGACCGCCAAGTGCTGCCGACCGGTGCATTGACCGAGATGACCAGGATCGCGCACGCCGTCTCGGAGCTCACGAATATCGTTCCCTATTCGCGCCAGCCTTACGTCGGCTCCAGTGCATTCGCGCACAAAGCCGGTCTGCACGCCAGCGCGATCAAGGTGGACCCCGACCTCTATCAGCACACCGACCCCGGCCAGATCGGCAACGACATGCGGATGCTCGTGTCGGACATGGCCGGCCGGGCCAGCATCGAACTCAAGGGCCGTGAGCTCGGATTCGACCTTTCCAACGACCGCGAGCTGGTCACCCGGGTCACCCAGCGGGTGAAGGAACTCGAAGCAGCCGGTTACACGTTCGAGGCGGCCGACGCGTCGTTCGAGCTGCTGCTGCGCCAGGAGGCCGAAGGCGAGCGGACCCGCTTCTTCGACGTCGAAAGCTGGCGGGTGATCACCGAGTCGAGGCCCGGCAGCGAGGCCGTCAGCGAGGCGACGGTCAAGCTGCGCGCCGGTGGCGAGCGTGCCGTCGTCACCGGTGAGGGCAACGGGCCGGTCAACGCCCTGGACCACGCGCTGCGCACCGCCATCGGCACGCTGTATCCGGAGATCGACAAGATCGAGCTGATCGACTTCCGGGTCCGTATCCTCGACGCGTCTCACGGCACCGACGCGGTGACCCGGGTGCTGGTCGAGATGACCGACGGCGCACGCTCCTGGGAGACGGTGGGCGTCGGCGCGAACGTCATCGAGGCGTCGTGGGAGGCGTTGGTCGACGGTGTGACCTACGGCCTACTGCGCCAGGACGTCGAACGCGTGTCTTGA
- a CDS encoding phosphotransferase, giving the protein MRVPTTSADITNAWLGRVFPGRASTTHVAEPERIGAEYGFASQLYRVRLDSFSVVVKLWPTDSVAGSREVMVFRAFAAAPGPRVPACYHAAVDDAAQRGVLVLEDLHNVRQGDCLTRLTAPAAVLLARSVAALHATWWRDPMVVSADWLLDLEVSRRDEAWYSQRIGTVLDRFGNRLHTATRRVVDDAPRIAGHAHAELAAAAPTLLHRDLHLDNVVFDISTDEPILLDWALASRGPAVHDLAKVVFTVAEPADIDLVLDAYLNEVRRRGVDELDHATLIHHLEQALLLYAINDTYGKARWVPSTPREQQIIDTEISRVGLALEMWNRLRPGLFTRIA; this is encoded by the coding sequence GTGCGTGTCCCAACGACCAGTGCCGACATCACCAACGCCTGGCTGGGCCGCGTCTTTCCCGGTCGGGCGAGCACCACTCACGTAGCCGAGCCCGAACGCATCGGCGCTGAGTACGGCTTCGCCAGCCAGCTGTACAGGGTCCGTCTGGACTCGTTCTCCGTCGTCGTCAAGCTGTGGCCCACCGACTCCGTTGCCGGGTCGCGTGAAGTCATGGTCTTCCGTGCCTTCGCTGCGGCTCCAGGTCCACGGGTCCCGGCGTGTTACCACGCGGCTGTCGACGACGCCGCCCAGCGTGGCGTCCTGGTTCTAGAAGACCTGCACAATGTGCGCCAAGGCGACTGCCTCACCCGGTTGACTGCCCCCGCTGCCGTGCTTCTCGCCAGATCGGTTGCCGCACTGCACGCCACCTGGTGGCGCGACCCGATGGTCGTGAGCGCCGACTGGCTGCTCGACCTTGAGGTGAGCCGCCGCGACGAAGCCTGGTACTCGCAGCGGATCGGCACGGTACTCGACCGCTTTGGGAATCGGCTGCACACCGCCACCCGGCGAGTGGTGGATGACGCCCCGCGAATCGCCGGGCACGCCCATGCGGAACTCGCTGCGGCAGCGCCGACACTGCTGCACCGGGATCTACATCTGGACAACGTCGTGTTCGATATCTCGACCGACGAGCCCATCCTGCTCGACTGGGCGCTGGCGTCACGCGGACCAGCGGTGCACGACCTCGCCAAAGTCGTCTTCACCGTCGCCGAGCCGGCCGACATCGACCTCGTGCTCGACGCGTACCTGAACGAGGTGCGCCGCCGCGGCGTCGACGAATTGGACCATGCGACGCTCATCCATCACCTAGAACAGGCCCTCCTGCTCTACGCGATCAACGACACATACGGCAAGGCGCGATGGGTGCCATCCACTCCGCGAGAGCAACAGATCATCGACACGGAGATCAGCCGCGTGGGGCTCGCCCTCGAGATGTGGAATCGGCTACGCCCTGGGCTCTTCACACGAATAGCCTGA
- a CDS encoding GNAT family N-acetyltransferase: MTPSSQSVAIRPIGPSDRDTVRTILGDSWNQTQIATHGVLHDAAELAGYVAEIGAQPAGLITYSPDEDGWEIITLNATVAGHGVGTMLLRAVEEAARAAGAARLWLITTNENVHALRFYQRRGFDLVALHRDAVTRARAELKPSIPLEVDGIALRHEIELERLLS, from the coding sequence GTGACGCCCTCCAGCCAGTCCGTCGCCATCCGGCCGATCGGCCCGTCGGACCGCGACACGGTCCGCACCATCCTCGGGGACTCGTGGAACCAGACTCAGATCGCGACCCACGGCGTTCTACACGATGCTGCCGAGCTCGCCGGGTACGTCGCGGAGATCGGTGCCCAGCCCGCCGGCCTGATCACCTACAGCCCCGATGAAGACGGCTGGGAGATCATTACGCTCAACGCCACCGTGGCCGGCCACGGCGTCGGCACAATGCTGCTGCGAGCTGTCGAAGAGGCTGCTCGGGCCGCGGGCGCCGCCCGCCTCTGGCTGATCACCACCAATGAGAACGTCCACGCGTTGCGCTTCTACCAGCGTCGAGGTTTCGACCTGGTGGCCCTACATCGCGATGCCGTGACCCGCGCCCGGGCCGAACTCAAACCGTCCATTCCCTTGGAAGTGGACGGCATTGCCCTGCGGCACGAGATCGAACTCGAACGTCTGCTCAGCTGA
- a CDS encoding branched-chain amino acid aminotransferase, producing the protein MTATGPALEFSTTLSSSPVTPERRAEILAAPGFGTSFTDHMITAAWTPEAGWHDAGLRPYGPLSLDPATAVLHYAQSVFEGLKAYRHDDGSIWAFRPEANAARFQRSAARMALPELPVEAFVDSIDLLVGTDSEWVPTGGEASLYLRPFMFASEVFLGVRPAKHVTYSLIASPAGAYFASGVKPISIWLSSEYTRAAPGGTGAAKCAGNYAASLIAQQEAIANGCDQVCFLDALERKWVEELGGMNLYFVSADGSITTPQLTGTILEGITRDAILTLAGDLDYKVEERPVSIDEWRDGVASGEITEVFACGTAAVITPLGRLAWTGGELVMGEETGPVTREIRAALLDIQYGRAQDRRGWMHRIV; encoded by the coding sequence ATGACCGCGACCGGGCCGGCGTTGGAGTTCTCGACAACCCTTTCGTCGAGCCCGGTAACGCCGGAGCGTCGTGCCGAGATCCTCGCCGCGCCGGGGTTCGGTACGTCGTTCACCGACCACATGATCACCGCTGCGTGGACGCCGGAGGCCGGCTGGCACGATGCTGGCCTGCGCCCCTACGGCCCACTGTCGCTCGACCCCGCGACGGCGGTCCTGCACTACGCCCAGTCCGTCTTCGAAGGGCTCAAAGCGTACAGGCACGACGACGGCTCCATCTGGGCGTTCCGCCCGGAGGCCAACGCGGCCAGGTTCCAGCGCAGCGCCGCCCGGATGGCGTTGCCCGAACTGCCGGTTGAGGCATTCGTCGATTCGATCGATCTGCTGGTGGGGACCGACTCCGAATGGGTGCCCACCGGCGGCGAGGCCAGCTTGTACTTGCGGCCGTTCATGTTTGCCTCCGAGGTCTTTCTCGGCGTGCGCCCGGCCAAACATGTCACCTACTCGCTGATCGCCTCACCTGCCGGTGCGTATTTCGCTTCCGGGGTGAAGCCGATCAGCATCTGGCTCTCGTCCGAGTACACCCGGGCGGCCCCCGGTGGCACCGGCGCGGCCAAGTGTGCCGGAAACTACGCCGCCAGCCTCATCGCCCAGCAGGAGGCCATCGCCAACGGCTGCGACCAGGTGTGTTTCCTCGATGCGCTGGAGCGTAAGTGGGTCGAGGAGCTTGGCGGGATGAACTTGTACTTCGTGTCCGCCGACGGCTCGATCACCACACCGCAGCTGACCGGAACCATCCTGGAGGGCATCACTCGCGACGCCATTCTGACCCTGGCCGGTGACCTCGACTACAAGGTCGAGGAACGCCCCGTCTCCATCGACGAGTGGCGAGACGGCGTCGCCTCCGGCGAGATCACCGAGGTCTTCGCCTGCGGCACGGCCGCGGTCATCACGCCATTGGGCCGGTTGGCGTGGACGGGCGGGGAGCTCGTCATGGGCGAGGAAACCGGCCCGGTCACCCGGGAGATCCGCGCCGCGCTGCTCGATATCCAGTACGGCCGTGCCCAGGACCGGCGCGGCTGGATGCACCGCATCGTCTGA